One genomic segment of Theobroma cacao cultivar B97-61/B2 chromosome 6, Criollo_cocoa_genome_V2, whole genome shotgun sequence includes these proteins:
- the LOC18597034 gene encoding uncharacterized protein LOC18597034: MPAAWFSLKRPGKSKAELSDTQDSKGRSSKARKPCLCSYGCSMSISNLRDVIHGSKRHTDKAPIGSPRSIGSSDILNPITHQVVFTDSKCELKITRCSNNGAGNGGSTFVGTLRPGTPGPGDRFLEPAYICRRSFSLSRTILGGPPIFGSSNDICSKPRRSLDAGSQGFVCHKCGENFRKLEAIEAHHLSRHAVTALSDGDSSKKIVELICQTSLLGSETEFGPIERILKVHNMQRSLAQFEDYREMVKIKANKLSKKHPRCLADGNELLRFYGTTVACSIGMKNTSSPCTLKKCGICQILRHGFSTMEKSNGFRGVFTSSIGKRALECIELDEENRCLRKALVVCRVIAGRVQNPLENAQEMASQSSFDSLAGNFDSHSNIEELYSLNPRALFPCFVVICKPSKQSAQKL; the protein is encoded by the exons ATGCCTGCAGCTTGGTTTAGTCTCAAGAGACCAGGTAAGAGTAAAGCAGAGTTGTCTGATACCCAGGATTCCAAGGGCAGGAGCAGTAAGGCAAGAAAGCCATGTTTATGTAGTTACGGGTGTTCAATGTCCATATCCAATTTGAGAGATGTCATTCATGGAAGCAAGAGACACACAGACAAGGCACCGATTGGCAGCCCGAGATCTATAGGGAGCAGTGACATTCTCAATCCGATAACCCATCAAGTAGTTTTCACTGACTCAAAGTGTGAACTCAAGATCACTCGGTGTTCAAATAATGGTGCTGGTAATGGGGGTTCCACTTTTGTGGGTACCCTTAGGCCTGGGACACCTGGTCCTGGAGACCGCTTTTTGGAGCCCGCCTACATCTGCAGAAGGTCATTCAGCCTTTCCAGGACGATCCTTGGTGGCCCTCCCATTTTCGGAAGTAGCAATGACATCTGTTCAAAGCCTAGGAGATCTCTAGATGCAGGGTCCCAAGGTTTTGTTTGTCACAAATgtggtgaaaattttagaaagttGGAAGCCATAGAAGCACATCATCTCTCCAGGCATGCTG TAACTGCACTTTCTGACGGAGACTCCTCCAAGAAAATTGTGGAATTAATTTGCCAAACAAGTTTATTGGGGTCTGAAACTGAATTTGGTCCGATAGAAAGGATATTGAAGGTTCACAACATGCAAAGAAGTCTTGCTCAGTTTGAAGATTATAGAGAAATGGTAAAGATCAAGGCTAACAAACTATCCAAGAAACATCCACGGTGCCTGGCTGATGGAAATGAGCTTTTGAGGTTCTATGGCACTACTGTTGCATGCTCGATTGGCATGAAAAACACATCAAGCCCATGCACATTAAAGAAATGCGGAATATGTCAAATTCTAAGACATGGATTCTCCACCATGGAGAAATCCAATGGTTTCCGGGGTGTTTTTACTTCTTCCATAGGTAAAAGAGCTTTAGAGTGTATTGAGCTTGATGAAGAGAACCGATGTCTAAGAAAGGCTCTGGTAGTGTGCAGGGTAATTGCTGGAAGGGTTCAAAACCCTTTAGAAAATGCGCAAGAAATGGCAAGTCAATCAAGCTTTGATTCACTGGCTGGAAACTTTGATAGCCACTCGAATATTGAGGAACTCTATTCACTAAATCCTAGAGCTCTCTTCCCTTGTTTTGTGGTCATCTGCAAACCCTCAAAGCAAAGTgctcaaaaattataa